Proteins encoded together in one Phyllostomus discolor isolate MPI-MPIP mPhyDis1 chromosome 6, mPhyDis1.pri.v3, whole genome shotgun sequence window:
- the ALDH3B1 gene encoding aldehyde dehydrogenase family 3 member B1 isoform X2 — protein MSGRRRQARMDPFEDTLRRLRESFRAGRTRPAEFRVTQLKGLGRFLQENKQLLQEALARDLRKGVFESEVSEFSISQGEINLALRNLKAWMKDEKAAKNLATQLDSAFIRKEPYGLVLIIAPWNYPLNLILVPLVGALAAGNCVVLKPSEISQSTGKVLVEVLPRYLDQSCFAVVLGGPEEAGQLLEHKFDYIFFTGSPRVGKIVMAAAAKHLTPVTLELGGKNPCYVDDDCDPQTVANRVAFFRYFNAGQTCVAPDYVLCSPEMQERLVPALQGAITRFYGEDPRGSPDLGRIISDKHFQRLQGLLGCGRVAVGGQSDGSDRYIAPTVLVDVQETEPVMQEEIFGPILPIVNVRSLDEAIDFINRREKPLALYAFSNSRQVVQQVLQRTSSGGFCGNDGFMHLTLASLPFGGVGASGMGSYHGKFSFDTFSHHRACLLRRPGLEKIYSIRYPPYSLRNLRVLLMAMETRSCTLL, from the exons ATGTCGGGGCGCAGGAGACAGGCTCG gaTGGACCCCTTCGAGGATACGCTGCGGCGGCTGCGGGAATCCTTCCGCGCGGGGCGGACACGGCCGGCGGAGTTCCGGGTGACCCAGCTCAAGGGCCTGGGCCGCTTCCTGCAGGAGAAcaagcagctgctgcaggaggcaCTGGCGCGGGACCTGCGCAAG ggGGTCTTTGAGTCGGAGGTGTCCGAGTTCAGCATCAGCCAGGGGGAGATTAACTTGGCGCTCAGGAACCTGAAGGCCTGGATGAAGGACGAGAAAGCAGCCAAGAACCTG GCCACGCAGCTGGACTCTGCCTTCATCCGCAAGGAGCCCTACGGCCTGGTGCTCATCATCGCCCCCTGGAACTACCCCCTGAACCTGATCCTGGTGCCCCTGGTGGGCGCCCTCGCCGCAG GGAACTGCGTGGTGCTGAAACCCTCCGAGATCAGCCAGAGCACTGGCAAGGTCCTGGTGGAGGTGCTGCCCCGGTACCTGGACCAG AGCTGCTTTGCCGTGGTGCTGGGCGGGCCTGAGGAGGCCGGGCAGCTGCTGGAGCACAAGTTCGACTACATCTTCTTCACGG GGAGCCCCCGGGTGGGCAAGATCGTCATGGCCGCGGCCGCCAAGCACCTGACGCCCGTCACGCTGGAGCTGGGGGGCAAGAACCCCTGCTACGTGGACGACGACTGCGACCCCCAGACCGTGGCCAACCGTGTGGCCTTCTTCCGCTACTTCAACGCCGGCCAGACCTGTGTGGCCCCCGACTACGTGCTCTGCAGCCCCGAAATGCAAGAGCGGCTGGTGCCCGCCCTGCAGGGCGCCATCACCCGCTTCTACGGCGAGGACCCCCGGGGCTCCCCGGACCTGGGCCGCATCATCAGCGACAAGCATTTCCAGCGGCTCCAGGGCCTGCTGGGCTGTGGCCGTGTGGCCGTCGGGGGCCAGAGTGACGGGAGTGACCGCTACATCG CCCCCACGGTGCTGGTGGACGTGCAGGAGACGGAGCCGGTGATGCAGGAGGAGATCTTCGGGCCCATCCTGCCCATCGTGAACGTGAGGAGCCTGGACGAGGCCATCGACTTCATCAACCGCCGGGAGAAGCCCCTGGCCCTGTACGCCTTCTCCAACAGCCGCCAG GTGGTCCAGCAGGTGCTGCAGCGGACCAGCAGCGGGGGCTTCTGCGGGAACGACGGCTTCATGCACCTGACCCTCGCCAGCCTGCCGTTCGGAGGAGTGG GTGCCAGCGGCATGGGCAGCTACCACGGCAAGTTCTCCTTCGACACCTTCTCCCACCACCGCGCCTGCCTGCTGCGCCGCCCTGGGCTGGAGAAGATTTACTCCATCCGCTACCCGCCCTACTCGCTGCGCAACCTGAGGGTGCTGCTGATGGCCATGGAGACCCGCAGCTGCACCCTGCTCTGA
- the NDUFS8 gene encoding NADH dehydrogenase [ubiquinone] iron-sulfur protein 8, mitochondrial, which yields MRCLPTPALLRALAQVVRAGHPGARSLHSSAVAATYKYVNFQEPAMDMKSVTDRAAQTLMWTELIRGLGMTLSYLFREPATINYPFEKGPLSPRFRGEHALRRYPSGEERCIACKLCEAVCPAQAITIEAEPRADGSRRTTRYDIDMTKCIYCGFCQEACPVDAIVEGPNFEFSTETHEELLYNKEKLLNNGDKWEAEIAANIQADYLYR from the exons ATGCGCTGCCTGCCCACGCCGGCGCTGCTTCGGGCTCTGGCCCAGGTGGTACGAGCAG GGCATCCCGGTGCCCGGAGCCTCCACAGCAGCGCAGTGGCAGCCACCTACA AGTATGTGAACTTTCAAGAGCCCGCGATGGACATGAAGTCAGTGACTGACCGGGCGGCTCAAACCCTGATGTGGACTGAGCTCATTCGAG GACTGGGCATGACCCTGAGCTACCTGTTCCGGGAGCCAGCCACCATAAACTACCCATTTGAGAAGGGCCCGCTGAGCCCACGCTTCCGCGGGGAGCACGCGCTGCGCCGTTACCCGTCCGGGGAGGAGCGCTGCATCGCCTGCAAGCTGTGTGAGGCCgtctgccctgcccag GCCATCACCATCGAGGCCGAGCCGAGGGCGGACGGCAGCCGCCGGACCACCCGCTACGACATCGACATGACCAAGTGCATCTACTGCGGCTTCTGCCAGGAGGCCTGCCCCGTGGACGCCATTGTGGAG GGCCCCAACTTTGAGTTCTCCACGGAGACGCACGAGGAGCTGCTGTACAATAAGGAGAAGCTGCTGAACAACGGGGACAAGTGGGAGGCCGAGATCGCCGCCAACATCCAGGCGGACTACCTGTACCGGTGA
- the ALDH3B1 gene encoding aldehyde dehydrogenase family 3 member B1 isoform X3: MDPFEDTLRRLRESFRAGRTRPAEFRVTQLKGLGRFLQENKQLLQEALARDLRKGVFESEVSEFSISQGEINLALRNLKAWMKDEKAAKNLATQLDSAFIRKEPYGLVLIIAPWNYPLNLILVPLVGALAAGNCVVLKPSEISQSTGKVLVEVLPRYLDQSCFAVVLGGPEEAGQLLEHKFDYIFFTGSPRVGKIVMAAAAKHLTPVTLELGGKNPCYVDDDCDPQTVANRVAFFRYFNAGQTCVAPDYVLCSPEMQERLVPALQGAITRFYGEDPRGSPDLGRIISDKHFQRLQGLLGCGRVAVGGQSDGSDRYIAPTVLVDVQETEPVMQEEIFGPILPIVNVRSLDEAIDFINRREKPLALYAFSNSRQVVQQVLQRTSSGGFCGNDGFMHLTLASLPFGGVGASGMGSYHGKFSFDTFSHHRACLLRRPGLEKIYSIRYPPYSLRNLRVLLMAMETRSCTLL, encoded by the exons aTGGACCCCTTCGAGGATACGCTGCGGCGGCTGCGGGAATCCTTCCGCGCGGGGCGGACACGGCCGGCGGAGTTCCGGGTGACCCAGCTCAAGGGCCTGGGCCGCTTCCTGCAGGAGAAcaagcagctgctgcaggaggcaCTGGCGCGGGACCTGCGCAAG ggGGTCTTTGAGTCGGAGGTGTCCGAGTTCAGCATCAGCCAGGGGGAGATTAACTTGGCGCTCAGGAACCTGAAGGCCTGGATGAAGGACGAGAAAGCAGCCAAGAACCTG GCCACGCAGCTGGACTCTGCCTTCATCCGCAAGGAGCCCTACGGCCTGGTGCTCATCATCGCCCCCTGGAACTACCCCCTGAACCTGATCCTGGTGCCCCTGGTGGGCGCCCTCGCCGCAG GGAACTGCGTGGTGCTGAAACCCTCCGAGATCAGCCAGAGCACTGGCAAGGTCCTGGTGGAGGTGCTGCCCCGGTACCTGGACCAG AGCTGCTTTGCCGTGGTGCTGGGCGGGCCTGAGGAGGCCGGGCAGCTGCTGGAGCACAAGTTCGACTACATCTTCTTCACGG GGAGCCCCCGGGTGGGCAAGATCGTCATGGCCGCGGCCGCCAAGCACCTGACGCCCGTCACGCTGGAGCTGGGGGGCAAGAACCCCTGCTACGTGGACGACGACTGCGACCCCCAGACCGTGGCCAACCGTGTGGCCTTCTTCCGCTACTTCAACGCCGGCCAGACCTGTGTGGCCCCCGACTACGTGCTCTGCAGCCCCGAAATGCAAGAGCGGCTGGTGCCCGCCCTGCAGGGCGCCATCACCCGCTTCTACGGCGAGGACCCCCGGGGCTCCCCGGACCTGGGCCGCATCATCAGCGACAAGCATTTCCAGCGGCTCCAGGGCCTGCTGGGCTGTGGCCGTGTGGCCGTCGGGGGCCAGAGTGACGGGAGTGACCGCTACATCG CCCCCACGGTGCTGGTGGACGTGCAGGAGACGGAGCCGGTGATGCAGGAGGAGATCTTCGGGCCCATCCTGCCCATCGTGAACGTGAGGAGCCTGGACGAGGCCATCGACTTCATCAACCGCCGGGAGAAGCCCCTGGCCCTGTACGCCTTCTCCAACAGCCGCCAG GTGGTCCAGCAGGTGCTGCAGCGGACCAGCAGCGGGGGCTTCTGCGGGAACGACGGCTTCATGCACCTGACCCTCGCCAGCCTGCCGTTCGGAGGAGTGG GTGCCAGCGGCATGGGCAGCTACCACGGCAAGTTCTCCTTCGACACCTTCTCCCACCACCGCGCCTGCCTGCTGCGCCGCCCTGGGCTGGAGAAGATTTACTCCATCCGCTACCCGCCCTACTCGCTGCGCAACCTGAGGGTGCTGCTGATGGCCATGGAGACCCGCAGCTGCACCCTGCTCTGA
- the ALDH3B1 gene encoding aldehyde dehydrogenase family 3 member B1 isoform X1, protein MHAQTPALRVVLRPSVLRTTASTLSPPVTDEETEAASGMDPFEDTLRRLRESFRAGRTRPAEFRVTQLKGLGRFLQENKQLLQEALARDLRKGVFESEVSEFSISQGEINLALRNLKAWMKDEKAAKNLATQLDSAFIRKEPYGLVLIIAPWNYPLNLILVPLVGALAAGNCVVLKPSEISQSTGKVLVEVLPRYLDQSCFAVVLGGPEEAGQLLEHKFDYIFFTGSPRVGKIVMAAAAKHLTPVTLELGGKNPCYVDDDCDPQTVANRVAFFRYFNAGQTCVAPDYVLCSPEMQERLVPALQGAITRFYGEDPRGSPDLGRIISDKHFQRLQGLLGCGRVAVGGQSDGSDRYIAPTVLVDVQETEPVMQEEIFGPILPIVNVRSLDEAIDFINRREKPLALYAFSNSRQVVQQVLQRTSSGGFCGNDGFMHLTLASLPFGGVGASGMGSYHGKFSFDTFSHHRACLLRRPGLEKIYSIRYPPYSLRNLRVLLMAMETRSCTLL, encoded by the exons ATGCACGCACAAACGCCAGCGCTCCGCGTGGTGTTGCGTCCTTCAGTCCTCAGGACGACAGCGAGCACTCTGTCACCACCGgttacagacgaggaaacagaGGCAGCGAGCGG gaTGGACCCCTTCGAGGATACGCTGCGGCGGCTGCGGGAATCCTTCCGCGCGGGGCGGACACGGCCGGCGGAGTTCCGGGTGACCCAGCTCAAGGGCCTGGGCCGCTTCCTGCAGGAGAAcaagcagctgctgcaggaggcaCTGGCGCGGGACCTGCGCAAG ggGGTCTTTGAGTCGGAGGTGTCCGAGTTCAGCATCAGCCAGGGGGAGATTAACTTGGCGCTCAGGAACCTGAAGGCCTGGATGAAGGACGAGAAAGCAGCCAAGAACCTG GCCACGCAGCTGGACTCTGCCTTCATCCGCAAGGAGCCCTACGGCCTGGTGCTCATCATCGCCCCCTGGAACTACCCCCTGAACCTGATCCTGGTGCCCCTGGTGGGCGCCCTCGCCGCAG GGAACTGCGTGGTGCTGAAACCCTCCGAGATCAGCCAGAGCACTGGCAAGGTCCTGGTGGAGGTGCTGCCCCGGTACCTGGACCAG AGCTGCTTTGCCGTGGTGCTGGGCGGGCCTGAGGAGGCCGGGCAGCTGCTGGAGCACAAGTTCGACTACATCTTCTTCACGG GGAGCCCCCGGGTGGGCAAGATCGTCATGGCCGCGGCCGCCAAGCACCTGACGCCCGTCACGCTGGAGCTGGGGGGCAAGAACCCCTGCTACGTGGACGACGACTGCGACCCCCAGACCGTGGCCAACCGTGTGGCCTTCTTCCGCTACTTCAACGCCGGCCAGACCTGTGTGGCCCCCGACTACGTGCTCTGCAGCCCCGAAATGCAAGAGCGGCTGGTGCCCGCCCTGCAGGGCGCCATCACCCGCTTCTACGGCGAGGACCCCCGGGGCTCCCCGGACCTGGGCCGCATCATCAGCGACAAGCATTTCCAGCGGCTCCAGGGCCTGCTGGGCTGTGGCCGTGTGGCCGTCGGGGGCCAGAGTGACGGGAGTGACCGCTACATCG CCCCCACGGTGCTGGTGGACGTGCAGGAGACGGAGCCGGTGATGCAGGAGGAGATCTTCGGGCCCATCCTGCCCATCGTGAACGTGAGGAGCCTGGACGAGGCCATCGACTTCATCAACCGCCGGGAGAAGCCCCTGGCCCTGTACGCCTTCTCCAACAGCCGCCAG GTGGTCCAGCAGGTGCTGCAGCGGACCAGCAGCGGGGGCTTCTGCGGGAACGACGGCTTCATGCACCTGACCCTCGCCAGCCTGCCGTTCGGAGGAGTGG GTGCCAGCGGCATGGGCAGCTACCACGGCAAGTTCTCCTTCGACACCTTCTCCCACCACCGCGCCTGCCTGCTGCGCCGCCCTGGGCTGGAGAAGATTTACTCCATCCGCTACCCGCCCTACTCGCTGCGCAACCTGAGGGTGCTGCTGATGGCCATGGAGACCCGCAGCTGCACCCTGCTCTGA
- the TCIRG1 gene encoding V-type proton ATPase 116 kDa subunit a3: MGSMFRSEEVSLVQLFLPTAAAYTCVSQLGELGLVEFRDLNASVSAFQRRFVVDVRRCEELEKIFTFLQEEVWRAGLTLPQPEAGLPAPPPRDLLRIQEETDRLAQELREVRKNHQTLRARLHELQLHTAVLGQGQGAQLAATHTDGPSERTPLLQSPGGPHQDLRVNFVAGAVEPQKAAALERLLWRACRGFLIASFRETEQPLEDPVTGEPATWMTFLISYWGEQIGQKIRKITDCFRCHVFPFEEQEEARRGALQQLRQQSHELGEVLAETERFLSQVLGRVQQLLPPWQVQVRKMKAVYLALNQCSVSATHKCLIAEAWCASRDLPALQQALLESSREAGVSAVVHRIPCRDMPPTLIRTNRFTTSFQGIVDAYGVGRYQEVNPAPYTIITFPFLFAVMFGDVGHGLLMFLFALAMVLAEDRPAVKSAKNEIWRTFFSGRYLLLLMGLFSVYTGFIYNECFSRATTIFPSGWSVAAMANQSGWSDTFLAEHPLLALDPNVTGVFLGPYPFGIDPIWSLAVNHLSFLNSFKMKMSVILGVTHMAFGVVLGVFNHVHFGQWHRLLLETLPELIFLLGLFGYLVFLICYKWLRVSVAGATSAPSILIHFINMFLFSRSPTNRPLFPGQEAVQSALVVLALATVPVLLLGTPLFLHWKHRRHLKRRHAGQLQDEGKTGLLDSGDPSVAGWGSDEEKAGCSGDHEEAEFALSEVLMHQAIHTIEFCLGCISNTASYLRLWALSLAHAQLSEVLWAMVMRVGLGRGREIGVTAVVLVPIFAAFAVLTVAILLVMEGLSAFLHALRLHWVEFQNKFYSGTGYKLNPFTFAVEDE, from the exons ATGGGCTCCATGTTCCGGAGCGAGGAGGTGTCCCTGGTCCAGCTCTTCCTGCCCACGGCGGCCGCCTACACCTGCGTGAGCCAGCTGGGCGAGCTGGGCCTCGTGGAGTTCAGAGAC CTCAACGCCTCGGTGAGCGCCTTCCAGAGACGCTTTGTGGTCGACGTTCGGCGCTGTGAGGAGCTGGAGAAGATCTTCA CGTTCCTGCAGGAGGAGGTTTGGCGGGCTGGGCTGACACTGCCCCAGCCTGAGGCTGGGCTGCCGGCGCCCCCGCCCCGAGACCTGCTGCGCATCCAGGAGGAGACTGACCGCCTGGCCCAGGAGCTCCGGGAAGTGCGGAAGAACCACCAGACGCTGCGGGCCCGGCTGCACGAGCTGCAGCTCCACACGGCTgtgctgggccagggccagggcgcCCAG TTGGCAGCCACCCACACAGACGGTCCCTCAGAGAGGACCCCCCTGCTCCAGTCACCTGGGGGGCCACACCAGGACCTGAGGGTCAA CTTCGTGGCAGGTGCCGTGGAGCCCCAGAAGGCGGCCGCCCTGGAGCGCCTGCTCTGGAGGGCCTGCCGCGGCTTCCTCATCGCCAGCTTCAGGGAGACGGAGCAGCCGCTGGAGGACCCGGTGACG GGCGAGCCTGCCACGTGGATGACCTTCCTCATCTCCTACTGGGGCGAGCAGATCGGGCAGAAGATTCGCAAGATCACTGACTG CTTCCGCTGCCACGTGTTTCCGTtcgaggagcaggaggaggcccGCCGAGGAGCCCTGCAGCAGCTGCGGCAGCAGAGCCACGAGCTGGGGGAG GTCCTGGCGGAGACGGAGCGCTTCCTGAGCCAGGTGCTGGGCCGGGTGCAGCAGCTGCTGCCCCCCTGGCAGGTGCAGGTCCGCAAGATGAAGGCCGTGTACCTGGCCCTCAACCAGTGCAGCGTGAGCGCCACACACAAGTGCCTTATCGCCGAGGCCTGGTGCGCCTCCCGCGACCTGCCCGCCCTGCAACAGGCGCTGCTGGAGAGCTCG AGGGAGGCGGGCGTGAGCGCCGTGGTTCACCGCATCCCCTGCCGGGACATGCCCCCCACGCTCATCCGCACCAACCGCTTCACGACCAGCTTCCAGGGCATCGTGGACGCCTACGGCGTGGGCCGCTACCAGGAGGTCAACCCCG CGCCCTACACCATCAtcaccttccccttcctcttcgcTGTCATGTTCGGGGACGTGGGCCACGGGCTGCTCATGTTCCTCTTCGCCCTGGCCATGGTGCTGGCTGAGGACCGGCCGGCCGTGAAGTCCGCGAAGAACGAG ATCTGGCGGACCTTCTTCAGCGGCCGCTACCTGCTGCTGCTCATGGGCCTGTTCTCCGTCTACACCGGCTTCATCTACAACGAGTGCTTCAGCCGCGCCACCACCATCTTCCCCTCGGGCTGGAGCGTGGCCGCCATGGCCAACCAGTCCGGCTGGAG CGACACGTTCCTGGCGGAGCACCCGCTGCTCGCCCTGGACCCCAACGTTACCGGCGTCTTCCTGGGACCGTACCCCTTCGGCATCGACCCT ATCTGGAGCCTGGCTGTCAACCACCTGAGCTTCCTCAACTCCTTCAAGATGAAGATGTCGGTCATCCTGGGGGTCACCCACATGGCCTTTGGGGTGGTCCTGGGAGTCTTCAACCATGT gcaCTTCGGCCAGTGGCACCGGCTGCTGCTGGAGACGCTGCCCGAGCTCATCTTCCTCCTGGGCCTGTTCGGCTACCTGGTCTTCCTGATCTGCTACAAGTGGCTGCGAGTGTCGGTGGCCGGCGCCACCTCCGCCCCCAGCATCCTCATCCACTTCATCAACATGTTTCTCTTCTCCCGCAGCCCCACCAACCGGCCGCTCTTCCCTGGGCAG gaGGCGGTGCAGTCCGCACTGGTGGTCCTGGCCCTGGCCACGGTGCCCGTCCTGCTGCTCGGCACGCCCCTGTTCCTCCACTGGAAGCACCGGCGTCACCTGAAGAGGAGGCACGCTGGCCAGCTGCAG GACGAGGGCAAGACGGGGCTTCTGGACTCGGGGGACCCGTCCGTGGCCGGCTGGGGCTCTGACGAGGAGAAGGCGGGGTGCTCAGGGGACCACGAGGAGGCCGAG TTTGCTCTCTCTGAGGTGCTCATGCACCAGGCCATCCACACCATCGAGTTCTGCCTGGGCTGCATCTCCAACACGGCCTCCTACCTGCGGCTCTGGGCCCTGAGCCTGGCCCATGCCC AGCTGTCGGAGGTGCTGTGGGCCATGGTGATGCgtgtgggcctgggcaggggccgAGAGATAGGCGTGACGGCCGTGGTGCTGGTCCCCATCTTCGCCGCCTTTGCCGTGTTGACCGTGGCCATCCTGCTGGTGATGGAGGGGCTCTCGGCCTTCCTGCACGCGCTGCGGCTGCACTG GGTGGAGTTCCAGAACAAGTTCTACTCGGGCACCGGCTACAAGCTGAACCCCTTCACCTTCGCCGTGGAGGATGAGTAG